The Candidatus Celerinatantimonas neptuna DNA segment CAGTCAAGAATCACTCTCCGTTGTCGCCTTAGCGACATTCTTCAGCTAAAATTCACTTCCTATTCGAAGGCGTTGTAATCGTCTAATGACCGGTTCAATGGCGCGCAGATCGATTTTGCCATTTTAATATAAACGTTTTTCTTAACACCCGATTGAGGTTATTTATAAACTATGACGGTTTCTTCGCAAAACCCGTTCGAACAACATCTCCACCTTGAGCGCATTCCCCGCCAACATCCGGAAAATCTAAAAGCATGGAATGCCGCAGATGAACTGCTGGTCGATTATGTAGAACAAAAGATCCCCACAGTTCTGACTCTAGCGTTGTTTAATGACGATTTTGGCGCGTTAAGTTGCGCGCTCGGTGAATACCAGCAACATTGGTATAGTGATTCCTGGCTGGCACATCAGGCATTATCATCTAATCGTGAAGCCAACCATCTGTCACCAGTCGTTGCTCAAAATACCATGCGCTTAGCTCAATCAGCTGATGTATGGCTGGTAAAAGTTCCTAAAACGCTAGCTCACTTAGAACACCAGTTAGCCCTGATTTCACAATATGCCAGCCCGGACCAACCTATTATATTGGCCGGAATGGTTAAGTTTCTCTCCAGAGGCGTATTCGCTCTGATTGAACAATATTTTGGCCCGCTCACGACATCACTGGCTAAAAAAAAGGCAAGGTTAATCTTTACCCGCGCCCAAAAGCCTTCGTCTGTCAGCCCTTACCCCAAACGCTGGTCGGCCGCCCCCTACCCCTGGCAACTTGAAGATCACGCAAATGTTTTCTGTTTAGGGAAGCTCGATATCGGCAGCCGCTTTTTGATTGAAAATCTTCCGGATGGAAACTATTCCAATATCATCGACTTAGGGTGTGGTAATGGTCTGTTAAGTCTCGCAGCTTTATCAAAATGGCCTGATGCTCACCTGTTAGCCTGTGACGAATCATTTATGGCGGTTGAAAGCACACGGACCAATCTACTGACAAACTCCCCCGATGTTGCAAAGCAGATTAATGTTATGGCTGATAATGGCCTGGGAAAACAGCCCGACCAGTGTGCAGACCTTATTTTATGTAATCCACCATTTCACCAACAACAAACAATCGCAACGCATATTGCCAGACATATGTTTTTTGATGCCAAGCGCTGCCTCAGAGCTGAAGGCGAACTTTGCATTGTCGCAAACCGTCATTTACCCTATCTTCCTTTACTCAAAAAAATATTTGGCCAGGTTAAGATACTCGCATCCAATCGCAAATTTGTTATTCTGATAGCGAAGAAATATCATTCCAGAGGTTAAACCATGCGTTCATTCAAAAGGTTACTGTTACCTTTTATCGCAATTCTGACACTCATGCTGCTTGCGGGCTGTAGCCCTAAACCGCCCCGTCAGATTTATCTAGATCCACATCCATCTGTCGGCAGCGCAAGAGCTTTGCCCGGTATGCAAGTCAATCTGACTGTTCTCGATCTGCGTCCACAACATTATTTAATGGCTATCCACACTCCCGGAAAAGAACAGGCACAACTTGTCACTAGTGCAAACAATGTCCGCAAATCAATTTATCAGGCGGTAAAAAAGGCGCTCTCTGAACGCGATATTACTGTGTCAGATAAAGCGGCCGATACGTTAAAAATTGAAATCATGACATTAAATAACCGTACGGTACAACACCCGACCGATTATATCGCAATTGATCAGGTCACCTTAAAAGCATCATTTTCCTCAAAACACAGTCAAATTGTTCGTCAATACACAGCCAGCCGCCGCAACACGGGTAGCTTTGGCGTAGATATGAGTGAACAACAGACTCAACTTAATCAGACTCTTAATGCGGTATTAACCGGCATTTTAACCGATCACAAACTACTGACTCAGGCATCCTTATGAAGCATTTTTTAACATTCCTTTTATGCGGGCTCCTTTCTTTTCCAGCTTTAGCAACGACAGTTCGCTTTGAAACCTCAATGGGGAATTTCAGCATTGCGCTAAATGAAGCAAAAGCCCCTATTACATGTAAGAATTTTCTCCGTTATGTGCATGATGATAGCTATGACGGGAGCATTTTTCATCGAGTCATTAAAGGATTTGTCATCCAGGGGGGCGGTTTTACCAAAACAGGCAAACGACTACCCAGTTATGCACCGATCCAGAATGAATCCGATAATGGCTTATCCAATCTGACCGGAACGATAGCAATGGCACGGACAACCGATCCTGATTCAGCAACCAGGCAGTTTTATATTAACGTTCATGACAACCCTTTTTTAGATGGCAGTACCAATAAACCAGGATACGCGGTATTTGGTCATGTTATAAAAGGAATGAAAGTCGTTCAGGCCATAGCCAATGTTCAAACCGGATATGACAACACACTTGGCATGCCCAATGTTCCCAGTACACCGGTTATCATTACTCATGTCAGCGTTGTAAATAATAAATGAAAAATAAAGAGCCAATAAAGCAGAGCTGGCTGGATAGTCTGAAATTATATGGTCAGAAATCCGTCATTTTAATGTTTAGCTTAGGGTTCTCTTCAGGACTTCCGCTTTTATTGGTCTTTTCAACATTTTCTTTTTGGCTGAGGGAAGCCGGAACCAGCCGGACTGAAATTGGTTTTATCAGCTGGGTGGCACTTTTTTATGGTCTTAAATGGCTCTGGTCACCACTTGTTGACCGCCTTCCGATTCCATTTCTGACCAGCCGGCTTGGACGTCGAAGAAGTTGGATGTTACTGGCTCAGACAGGGATCATTTGTGGACTCATTGGCATCGCATCAACTGATCCACATCATTCGGTCGTTCTGATGACCTGCTTTGCATTGTTGGTCTCATTCAGCTCTGCAACGCAAGACATTACATTAGACGCATTCCGGATTGAATCAGCTCCCGAACGACTTCAGGCCACCATGGCAGCTGCCTATATGTGTGGTTACCGGCTGGCTATGATTGCATCCGGTGCCGGAGCATTATGGCTTGCCGCTATATTCAGCCATGGCCAGACGGGCTATCAGGCCCATGCCTGGCAGCTTGCATATCTGTGCATGGCCGCGCTGATGAGTATCGGTGTCATCAGTTGTTTAATCGCCCGGGAACCCACAGTAGAACCCCAGCAAAAAACCATCCCTATTTCACTGATTCGACGGATTCAACGCCGGGGATATTCACTAAAAAACGCCAGTTACATTGCTTGGTTCGTCGATACGGCTTTAAGCCCGTTTGTCGATTTCTGGCAACGTTACCGATGGCATGCCATTCTAATTTTACTGCTGATTAGCTGTTACCGGATTGCAGATATCGTGATGGGAGTGATGGCCAATGCATTCTATGTCGATATGGGATTTTCAAAAGCAGATGTAGCCAGTATATCGAAGGTATTTGGTGTCATAATGACACTGCTCGGTGCCGGTATCGGTGGTGTGCTGGTCAATAAATCTGGAACCATGAGAATTTTGTTTTTGGGGGCTTTTTTAACGGCTTCATCAAATCTACTGTATAGCTATATGGCATTGCAGCCACCTTCACTGACCTTACTAACACTCGTCATTAGTGCTGATAATCTCAGTGCAGGAATCGCCACAGCAGCCTTTATCACATATCTGTCATCACTAACCAATGTAGCTTTTTCGGCAACACAATATGCGATGCTAAGCTCTGTGATGCTGTTGCTTCCTAAATTCATCGCAGGCTTCTCAGGCTATCTCGTCGATCATATTGGCTATAGTCATTTCTTTACAATGACAGCCATTATGGGAACACCCGCATTAATTTTGATTCCAATTCTTGCCTATCTCAAACCATTTGAAGAACACTCATCTTAACGCCTCTGGACGCAAACAGGCTAAATTATTTCGTTTAGCCTGTTTCATAAAATGATTAATCTCTGAAATTAGTAAACTGAAATGGTTGGCCCAGATCTGCTTCACGAATCATGGCCATCACAGACTGAAGATCATCTCGTTTTTTCCCGGTCACCCGAACCTGTTCACCCTGAATTGATGTCTGCACTTTCAATTTACTCTGTTTAATTTGCTTAACGAGCGATTTTGCAGCATTGGTATCAATTCCTTGCTTAAAACGCACCAGCTGAGAAACTGTTTTCCCCGATGGAATCGGATCAGCTAAATCCATCGCTGAGGTATCAACCTGACGCTTCACCAATTTTGAGCGCAGAATATCAAGCATCTGATTGAGCTGAAACTCTGCTTCGGCAGTCATTTTGATATCATCCCCCACCAGCTCAAATTGTGCTTCAACACCACGAAAGTCAAAACGGGTTTCCAGTTCCCGGGATGCATTTTCCTGCGCATTACGAATTTCTGTGGTATCAATTTCAGATACAATATCAAATGATGGCATAGTCAGCCGGTCTCCTCATAAAAAAACTGATTTTAACATTGTGGCCAAAATCATCATGATTAATACTTGAAGTATATCAGCATTACTGGGGGTGTTGACGTTTGGCAGTTAAACTTTGTTCAAATGAAACGCGTTTGTATCGCAACGTAATTATCAGGCTTAGTCTCACGGCAACAACAAGATGCGTTAAAGTATCCCCAGAAGACAGGCATAGTGGTAAGAGGGTATGATGATCCGTTGGGGAATTTTAGGAAATGGTGCCATTGGTGGATTATTTGCCACACGTCTGGCCTTAGCCGGTCAGTCAGTACAATTGATCATGGACCTTAAACATCAGAAAGATGAATCAGCCCAGGAACTAATCTATCAGGAACAATCGGCCAGCCACTCGGCTATCTTACCCATCAAAAACCATACTACAGACTGTGATTACCTGCTGATTTGTGTCAAAGCCTACCAGGTTATCAGCGCATTAAACAGCATCGAATTAAACAGACAAACCCAATTAATCACGTTAAATAATGGCATGGGTATTCAGGATATGGTTCTTGAACATTACCCCAAGCATTCATTATGGGCTGCCATGACAACACACGGAGCCCATAGAAAACATCAGACCATTCTTCACTCGGGTAGCGGACAAACTTATATTGGCGCATATAGACACAAAACCGAGTCAGCCCCAGATTTTGTCACCGCATTAAATCAGGCTATTCCAGATGTTTTTTTTCATGAAAATATAGAGACAATGCTTTGGCAAAAGCTGGTCATTAATGCGGTCATCAATCCTATTACAGCCATTGATCAATGTCCGAACGGTGAATTATTAACACCAAGTTACCAGCCGCTCATTCGCGAGTTATGCCACGAGATCAGTCTAGTCGCCAATGCATGCAACCAATCACTGAGTGCTGGCAAAATCGAAGCGCTCATTCATCAGGTATGTCAGCAAACGGCTAAAAACTATTCTTCCATGGCGGAAGATTTACGCTGCCAACGCCTTAGCGAAATCGATTTTATTAATGGCTACTTGATTCAGGAAGCTGAAAAACACAATATTGAGACACCACTTAATAAACAACTCTACCAACAGGTTTACAGAAGAGGATATGCCAATGATTAATGCGATGGTTGCTGTTGCGCCCGGCAGTGAAGAAATTGAAACCATCTCTTTGGTTGATACATTGCGCCGCGGGAATTTTATCGTTGATTTAGTGAGTATCAGTGATGAACTGACAATTACGGCCTCACGTGAAGTGAAGCTTGTTGCTGATAAATTACTTGAAGATGTCAAACCGGACGACTATCAATTATTAGTTATCCCCGGGGGCGCATCAGGCAGTGAATATATGTGCAACACTCAGGAATTTATCGATTTTATCCGGGCATTTCATCATGCCCCCAACTATCTGGCCGCGATTTGTGCAGCCCCGGCCCAGGTTTTATCAAGCCACAAAATTTGTCCTGATGCCCTGATGACCTGCCACCCGGATTTTTTCCAGGATCTTAACCCCGAACATCGTAGCAAAGAACGTGTGGTCATTGATAAGCAGGCCCGCTTGATCACCAGCCAAGGACCAGGAACGGCTATTGAAATGGCTCTAGCTATTTTAGCTGAACTTGGGAATAAAAATTTGGCCCGACAAGTCGCCGGGCCGATGCTTGTTAGAATAGATTAACGACTACCCAAAAAACAGCTCTAGCGCCGGTAAACACTGACATTTTCATGGCCCTGCTCCTTGAGATAAAGGGCCTGTAATTTACTCATTACGCCCCGTTCACAATACAACAAATAATGTTTACTGTTATCCAACTGGGCAAACTGAGTCCCTAATTTAAAAAATGGAATATGCAATACTTCAGTACCATCGATATTTAATGGATTCATTTCTTGTTCTTCATCACTTCGGATATCAACGATAATCTGCGAATCTTCAATCGTCTCAACCGTTTCGACTTCCACAACTTCCCGATCGCTTTCCCGGCCAATATCGCGAATATCCATTACACGAGCATTAGACACAACGGTTTCAAGCACGCTTGCATCCATATTGGCTTCTTCAGCCAATAGCTTCGATTCAATCGCTTTCACAGTTGGTTTACGGGAAATAACACCACAAAATTCGGGCATTGTTTCTGCGATATCCGCTGTTCCAATTTTCCGGGCACAATCAATAATGTCTTGTTTATCTTTGGCGATTAACGGTCTTAAGATAAGTGTCTGCGTCACTTTATCAATCATCGACAAGTTGGTAAGCGTTTGACTGGACACCTGACCAACGGCTTCCCCTGTCACCAATGCAGGAATACGGAACTGGCTTGCAACTTCTGAGGCTGCACGCATCATCATCCGTTTTAAGATAACGCCCATCTGAGAATTTTCGACTTTAGTTAGGATCTCTGCAACCACTGGCTCAAAATCAATAGTGACAAATTTAACCCGATGAGAACTGCCAAATTTATGCCACAGATAATGTGCCATCTGTTTTACGCCAATTTCATGTGCAGCACCGCCTAAGTTAAAAAAGCAGTAATGAACTCTTGAGCCGCGACGAATTAATTCATAACTGGCAACGCCTGAATCAAAACCACCGGAAATAAGCGATAAAACACTCTCCTGAGTAGCCAGAGGAAAACCACCGATACCAGGATGCTGATGTGTCACGATATAGAGCTGCTGATTCTCGATCTCTAAGCGAACAGTCACATCAGGATTTTTTAATTTCACACCGGCAGCATCCGTATATTGATTCAGACCGCCCCCGATATAGCGCTCGGCCTCAACCGAGGTAAAATCATGCTCCCCCACACGACGAACCCGGACACAGAACGTCTTTCCAGCCAGTTTATCTTTCCATATGGAGTGAGTCAGTTCATAAGCATGATGAAGATCAGTAAATTCAACACTGGATACTTCCAGAAAATGCTGGATCCCCGGAGTGCAAGAAAGTGCTTCGATTAACGCTTCTCGTTTTTCAGGGTCCCGCCCCGTAACAACCAGATGATCCCAGTTGCGCCTGACACGAACCGTTTCATCAATATTTCTGAGTATATTACGAATATTGCCCTGTAGCATTTTAGAAAAACGCTGACGTACAGAGCGGCTTTTGATGGTGATTTCTGGAAATAACTTAATAATAAATTTCATGATGGTGACAGCATTGACATTTCGGCGCGCATTATACACCTGAAAAAAGATCAGATGCACGCCGCAATATTCGCAATAGAGCCAAAAAGCATTATTGCGAATAAGGTCAATACATCTAAATCAATTCTTTATATCATCTATTAATGATCTTGTCACTCAAAGGCGCTACCCGAATCTGCTGCTTCGATTCTTTCGCCTTACCTTGCATGATACTAATTTCAACACGACGATTCATCGCCCGGTGGGCTGGCGTATCATTTTTCACCAATGGATCGGTATCAGCTAATCCTCGAACAACTAACCGGGATTGATCAAACCCGGGTACTTTAATCATCACCTGTGCAACAGATACGGCCCGTTGCGCCGAGAGATCCCAGTTAGAGCGATAAAGCTCTGAATCAGCTGGCCTGTTATCAGTATTACCGGAAATTGTAATAATCCCTGGTATATCTTTAACCACCCTGGCTACTTTGCGAATAATCGGTCTGAACTTCGGTTGTAAAAAAGCGGAACCTGCCGGAAAAGAGCCTTTCTCCCGAATCCGGATAATAATTTGCTGGCCAAGCGATTCAACTTCAAGAGCACCATCTTTAATCTCTTTTTTCAATTGAACCGCAATTTGTTTAGCCACCTGATTTTGTTCTTGAGACGTGTTTTGGGTCTCAGGGATCTGTTGTGTTTCACTCTGACCGCCCGTCTGCTCACCGGCATTACGCTCTTGTCCGCCAGCCTGACTCTCTTCGCCTTTTTGAAAATCGAGCTCAGTCTGAGTCATATCGACAGTCTGCTGCATAATGGTTTCAATTGGTGTAGGTTCTGGTCGTCCAGGTCTGAAATCCATAGCAATAACTGATGTTCCTTTCGGAATATCTTTGACTTCAAGCTGGTTCTGAACACCGAACGCATATTTCATCGAACCGGCAATCTGCTTAAATTTTAAAACATCCATCTCTGAGAATGACAACAGCAGTACAAAAAAACATAAAAGCAGTGACATCAAATCAGAGAAGGTTGCCATCCACGCCGGTAGTCCGGGGGGACACTTGCACTCTTCATCTTCATCCATAGCTTACCTCGACTAACCTTCTGCTTCGCTTCGCTTGGATGCCTGCAGATAATTTTTCAGTAATCCTTCAATAACACGCGGATTTTGCCCATCCTGAATCCCAAGGACAGCATCAAGAATCAGAGAACGGTTCAGAGCCTCCTCTCCGGAGCGAAGATCAAGCTTATCAGCAATCGGAATTGCCACCATATTGGCTAAAACCGCCCCATAAAGTGTTGTCAACAAGGCAACCGCCATCGCAGGCCCAATTGATTTTGGATCAGACATATTCGATAACATCGCCACCAACCCAATCAGCGTACCAATCATTCCCATAGCCGGTGCAACATCACCAATTGCACGGAAGATACTCGAACCTGTTTCATGACGTTCATTGGTAAGCGATATATCTTTTCGCAAAGTACTTCGAACCACTTCAGCATCATAGCCATCCACCAGCATGCTCACGCCTTTTTTCATAAATTCATTAGGAATATCGGCTTCTTCTAGCGCCAAAAATCCTCCCTTACGGGCTGAATCAGCCAGTTCAACCGCTTTTTGAATCAGGTCGTCAGGTTTATCGGTTTTAAAAAGAAATGCCTTTGCAGCGATTTTAGCTGCCCCTAAAAATTGGCCTAAGTTGTATTTCATCAACACAACAAACAAAGAACCACAAATGACAATCAAAATAGACGGGACATCGACAAAGGCACTGATATCTCCGCCCAACATCATAGCCATCAACACAAAGGCAAAGCCGCCTAAAAGGCCTACCAGCGTCGCTAAATCCACAAATCACGTCCTTTCATTAAGATTTTGGCACTCAAAAGAGTCAACATAATAACTAAAATGTATAAGTTACAAACATATTATGGACAATAATATGCAATATTTATCGGTTCGGGAAATAAATACTTTAATCTGTATACAAGATACCATTATGATCGGGTTATGACATAAACTATGTCAAACAACGAATCAGGAGATGGAATGGCAGCTAAAAAACCTGAAAATATGAGTTTTGAAGAATCGCTGCATGAGTTGGAGCAACTTGTACGGAAACTAGAACAAGGTGAGCTTCCTCTTGAGCAGGCGATGAAACATTTTGAAAGAGGGGTCGCTTTAGCTGGTGCCGGCCAGAAAAAATTAGAACAAGCTGAGCAACAAATTAAAATTCTAAAACAAAATGATGCAGATGCTCCTCTTGGTAACTTTGATGAGAAGGAAGGTGAACTGTGAACCAAGCTCTCGCTTCATATGTTGCTAAGTGCCGTGAGCATGTCGATCATTTTCTTTTACATAAACTCCAGCAGTTACCTGTCAGTGAACCCCGGTTACTTGATGCCATGCGTCACAGTTTACTCTTAGGTGGCAAGCGAATTCGTCCTTTATTGGTTTATCAAGTAGGAGAACTGACAGAAAAATCGATGGATATGCTGGCTCCGGTTGCAGCAGCTGTCGAAGCCATTCATGCTTATTCTCTTGTCCATGATGACTTACCTGCAATGGATGATGATACGTTACGCCGGGGACAGCCAACATGTCATGTTGCCTTTGATGAAGCAACCGCCATTTTAGCCGGCGATGCACTGCAAACACTGGCTTTCGAACTATTAAGCCATGTCCCAGGCTACAGCGCCCAACAGCAATTGGCTATGATCAGAGAACTGAGCCAGGCAACAGGTTACCAGGGGATGTGTGGTGGACAGGCCATTGATATCGTAGCCACAGGCCATCATCAGAATATCCATGAACTGGAGAATATGCACCGACTAAAAACAGGCGCTTTAATTCGTGCCGCAGTCCGTTTAGGGGCTATTGCAGCCGGTATTGAAAAAAAACAGGAATGTATGTTGTTGGACAGTTATGCCCAGGCCATTGGACTGGCTTTTCAGGTTCGTGATGACATTTTGGATATTACAAGTGATACCCAGACATTAGGGAAACCACAGGGGAGCGATACCCTTCACGAAAAGAATACTTACCCGTCATTGTTAGGACTTGATGTAGCGCAGCGAAAATGTGAAGCACTGCAAGTTCAGGCACTACAAGCTCTCGATGCATTACCTTACAATACCGATAAACTTGCATTACTTGCTGACTACATCGTCCAGCGAAATAAGTAGCATTGCTATATTGTTGATTTATGAGCCTAAATATCCAAAATTATCCATTACTGGCGCTGGTAGATACGCCTGAAGACTTACGACAGCTTCCGCTTTCTAAACTGCCAGAGCTGTGTGGTCAGTTACGCCAATATCTTTTAAATACGGTTAGCCAGAGCAGTGGCCACTTGGCTTCTGGTCTGGGTGTTGTCGAATTAACCGTCGCAGTCCATTATGTCTTTCAGACACCGTTTGACAGACTCATCTGGGATGTTGGTCATCAGGCTTACCCGCATAAAATTCTAACGGGACGTCGTGAGCATATGTCGACGATTCGTCAAAAAAACGGGCTGCATCCATTTCCATGGCGAGAAGAAAGCGAATACGATACGTTAAGTGTTGGTCATTCCAGCACATCCATAAGCGCGGCATTGGGGATCGCTGTGGCTGCAACCCGGGAACAGCTTGGCCGAAAAGCGGTTGCAGTCATCGGAGATGGGGCCATGACAGCCGGAATGGCCTTTGAAGCACTCAATCATGCAGGCAGTCGCTCAGATGATTTACTAGTGATTCTCAACGACAATGAAATGTCGATCTCCGAAAATGTCGGGGCATTAAACAACTCTCTTGCCAAACTCATGTCTGGCAGTATGTACTCGACACTGCGCGAAGGTGGGAAGAAAATCCTCAATGGTATCCCTCCGATTAAAGAATTAGCCAAACGAACCGAAGAACACCTTAAGGGAATGATGATTCCCGGGACATTATTTGAAGAGTTTGGATTTAACTATATCGGACCTATAGATGGTCATGATGTGATTGGTCTGATTCAAACTTTAAAAAACATGAGAGATCTGAAAGGACCTCAATTTCTGCATGTTGTCACTAAAAAAGGTAAAGGCTATCTTCCTGCAGAAAACGACCCTATCGGTTATCATGCTGTTTCTAAATTTAATCCGAAGGATCATGATCTCCCTAAAAAATCATCAACTATGACCTTCTCCAGAGTCTTTGGTCAATGGTTATGTGATATGGCCCAAACCGATCCTAAATTGATGGGGATTACCCCTGCCATGCGTGAAGGTTCCGGCATGGTTGAATTTTCTAAACGTTTTCCAAAGCAATATTTCGATGTCGCCATCGCAGAACAACATGCGCTGACTTTTGCAGCAGGCCTTGCCATTGAAGGATTACACCCTGTCGTTGCAATTTATAGTACATTTTTACAACGTGCTTATGATCAACTGATTCATGATATTGCCCTTCAGAATCTACCTGTTCTTTTGGCAATAGACCGGGCAGGTATTGTTGGAGCTGACGGACCAACTCATCAAGGAGCATTCGATTTAAGTTTTCTGCGCTGCGTTCCTAATATGGTCATTATGATTCCATCTGATGAAAACGAGTGCCGCCAGATGCTCTATACCGGTCATTTACATCAGGGACCGGCCGCAGTTCGTTATCCCCGGGGGGGAGCGATTAATGCCCCTATCGATAACACAATGGCCGCATTAGATATCGGCAAAGCACATATTCGCCGACAGGGTGAAAAAATTGCTGTTCTGTGCTTTGGACCTCTGCTTCATGAAGCATTAAAAGCAGCCGAAAAACTGAACATGACAGTTGTTGATATGCGTTTTGTAAAACCACTCGATCACCATTGTATCGATCAGTTAATTGCCACCCACGAACATTTAGTCACACTTGAAGACAACGCGGTGATGGGGGGTGCAGGATCTGCAATTGGAGAGTATCTCGCTCAGGCCAGACATAATATTACACTCACGCAGCTCGGACTTCCGGATCAGTTCATTGCACAAGGGACACAGCAACAGGTTTATGAACAACTGGGCTTAGATAGCCAAGGGTTAATTAACCGGTTGAAAAACTAGAGGCTGTTTTAAATAGGGCTGATACTATTGCCCTATTTAACCTCAATCTGGGAATATCCTTCATTTTACTGGTTTACTTTAGTATCAACCTTCATCTCATCGAAATAAGGCAACCCTAGCGGATAACGCCCGTGAGGTATATGGATCATGCTACGACTTGCCCATAGTGCACTTTGCCAAAAGAGCGGTTTAAAATCATATTGATGATTAATAGTAACCGATAGTCGATGATAAATATCTGACATACTCAACTCCTGTTTTTTCAACACATCAAACTCTTTAAGCAACCGTTCTCGTTGAGGAGAACAATTCAAAGCAGCCGGAGCATCAATCGTATTTTTCAACATCGTGTTTAAATGAGAAATCAGATCATTCGGTCTGTTTTTCATTGCTAAGAAAAACAGATCACCTTCACATTTAGATAATGCTTGTCTAAATCGGGTCGGACTCAGAATTTGTGCCCGGACATCAATATTAAGCCGTCTGAGCATCAATTTTAATAAATGCAGTGCCTGCTCTGAATCTAAATCAGATAGCTGTTCAACAACAACTCGTAATTTAATCCCACTCCCATACCCTTCTTTATTTAAAAGCTGATAAGCCTGCGACGAATAATCACGCTGGCCAGCATCTGGTAAGAGTTCATTCTGATAAGTCTTCCCACCTAAATGACCAACAAGTTGCATCCTTAGCATAGAGGCATTAATTCCCATGGAAAGAGCTTTACGGACCACTTTGTTCTGCAAAGCTGGAGCAAATCCATTAAATAACAATCCAACCCAGCGACTGTGTCGAACTAAGAACATTTGAAATTGAGGCAACTGAGTCAATACACTATATCGGAACATATTCAGATGATCCGTAATATCAACATCACCATTTAATAACGCAGAAAAGCGTGTCTGTTCATGCCGGATCGGAATAACCACCAGCTGATTAATATTTCCCTGATCCGGATGATTCCATGTCTTAGACTTCCGTTTTAAGACTGCCCGTATATTTTTAATCTGTTCAGTTAGCTGAAATGGGCCGCTCCCTGAAACGAGTAGCGTACTATGATGGTGAGATGCCCTTAGCCATAAACGGTCATAAACGAACAAATACGTTAAACGACCCAAAAGGTTTGGACAAGGCGTTTTTAGCACCACTAAAAACCGACTAGGTGTTAACGGATTTATCGACTTAATCATGCCAAAAAGCTGTCTGAAATCACCATGTTTTAATAGTGTATTAAAACTCCAGCTGACATCCTGACTCGTCAACCGGTTACCGGAAGAAAAAAACACATGAGCACGAAGCTGAAATAC contains these protein-coding regions:
- the rlmG gene encoding Ribosomal RNA large subunit methyltransferase G codes for the protein MTVSSQNPFEQHLHLERIPRQHPENLKAWNAADELLVDYVEQKIPTVLTLALFNDDFGALSCALGEYQQHWYSDSWLAHQALSSNREANHLSPVVAQNTMRLAQSADVWLVKVPKTLAHLEHQLALISQYASPDQPIILAGMVKFLSRGVFALIEQYFGPLTTSLAKKKARLIFTRAQKPSSVSPYPKRWSAAPYPWQLEDHANVFCLGKLDIGSRFLIENLPDGNYSNIIDLGCGNGLLSLAALSKWPDAHLLACDESFMAVESTRTNLLTNSPDVAKQINVMADNGLGKQPDQCADLILCNPPFHQQQTIATHIARHMFFDAKRCLRAEGELCIVANRHLPYLPLLKKIFGQVKILASNRKFVILIAKKYHSRG
- a CDS encoding Peptidyl-prolyl cis-trans isomerase cyp18 — its product is MKHFLTFLLCGLLSFPALATTVRFETSMGNFSIALNEAKAPITCKNFLRYVHDDSYDGSIFHRVIKGFVIQGGGFTKTGKRLPSYAPIQNESDNGLSNLTGTIAMARTTDPDSATRQFYINVHDNPFLDGSTNKPGYAVFGHVIKGMKVVQAIANVQTGYDNTLGMPNVPSTPVIITHVSVVNNK
- the ampG gene encoding Anhydromuropeptide permease codes for the protein MKNKEPIKQSWLDSLKLYGQKSVILMFSLGFSSGLPLLLVFSTFSFWLREAGTSRTEIGFISWVALFYGLKWLWSPLVDRLPIPFLTSRLGRRRSWMLLAQTGIICGLIGIASTDPHHSVVLMTCFALLVSFSSATQDITLDAFRIESAPERLQATMAAAYMCGYRLAMIASGAGALWLAAIFSHGQTGYQAHAWQLAYLCMAALMSIGVISCLIAREPTVEPQQKTIPISLIRRIQRRGYSLKNASYIAWFVDTALSPFVDFWQRYRWHAILILLLISCYRIADIVMGVMANAFYVDMGFSKADVASISKVFGVIMTLLGAGIGGVLVNKSGTMRILFLGAFLTASSNLLYSYMALQPPSLTLLTLVISADNLSAGIATAAFITYLSSLTNVAFSATQYAMLSSVMLLLPKFIAGFSGYLVDHIGYSHFFTMTAIMGTPALILIPILAYLKPFEEHSS
- a CDS encoding hypothetical protein (UPF0234 protein YajQ), with the translated sequence MPSFDIVSEIDTTEIRNAQENASRELETRFDFRGVEAQFELVGDDIKMTAEAEFQLNQMLDILRSKLVKRQVDTSAMDLADPIPSGKTVSQLVRFKQGIDTNAAKSLVKQIKQSKLKVQTSIQGEQVRVTGKKRDDLQSVMAMIREADLGQPFQFTNFRD
- the panE gene encoding 2-dehydropantoate 2-reductase, with amino-acid sequence MIRWGILGNGAIGGLFATRLALAGQSVQLIMDLKHQKDESAQELIYQEQSASHSAILPIKNHTTDCDYLLICVKAYQVISALNSIELNRQTQLITLNNGMGIQDMVLEHYPKHSLWAAMTTHGAHRKHQTILHSGSGQTYIGAYRHKTESAPDFVTALNQAIPDVFFHENIETMLWQKLVINAVINPITAIDQCPNGELLTPSYQPLIRELCHEISLVANACNQSLSAGKIEALIHQVCQQTAKNYSSMAEDLRCQRLSEIDFINGYLIQEAEKHNIETPLNKQLYQQVYRRGYAND
- the yajL gene encoding Protein/nucleic acid deglycase 3, whose amino-acid sequence is MINAMVAVAPGSEEIETISLVDTLRRGNFIVDLVSISDELTITASREVKLVADKLLEDVKPDDYQLLVIPGGASGSEYMCNTQEFIDFIRAFHHAPNYLAAICAAPAQVLSSHKICPDALMTCHPDFFQDLNPEHRSKERVVIDKQARLITSQGPGTAIEMALAILAELGNKNLARQVAGPMLVRID